Proteins encoded by one window of Winogradskyella sp. PG-2:
- a CDS encoding nucleoside deaminase, with the protein MSDHNKQHFMKEAVKAALKGMNNNEGGPFGCVVVKDGKIVGRGNNKVTSTNDPTAHAEVTAIRDACKNLDSFQLDGCEIYTSCEPCPMCLGAIYWARPDKVYYGSNQVDAANIGFDDEFIYKEIPLPYAERSIPFEQLAREIALEPFQEWTKKEDKTEY; encoded by the coding sequence ATGTCAGATCATAATAAACAACACTTCATGAAAGAAGCTGTTAAGGCAGCTCTAAAAGGCATGAATAATAATGAAGGAGGTCCATTTGGATGCGTCGTCGTTAAAGATGGTAAAATTGTAGGGCGTGGTAACAACAAAGTGACTTCAACTAATGATCCAACCGCTCATGCCGAAGTTACCGCGATAAGAGATGCATGCAAAAACTTGGATTCTTTTCAGTTAGATGGTTGTGAAATTTACACCTCTTGTGAACCTTGCCCAATGTGTTTAGGTGCTATTTATTGGGCTAGACCAGATAAAGTCTATTACGGAAGTAATCAAGTAGATGCTGCCAATATTGGCTTTGATGATGAGTTTATTTATAAAGAAATTCCGTTACCTTATGCAGAACGAAGCATTCCTTTTGAGCAATTAGCTCGAGAGATTGCTTTAGAACCATTCCAAGAGTGGACTAAAAAAGAAGACAAGACTGAATATTAA
- a CDS encoding NAD(P)/FAD-dependent oxidoreductase, with protein MSKNVIIIGGGIIGLCSAYYLQKEGHQVTIVDQSNLDAGASYVNAGYLSPSHIIPLSAPGVMKKGLKWMFNSSSPLYIRPRLELDFLKWTWAFNKSCSANHVKKAGPVIRDISVLSQQLYEEIKTSENFTAHYDKKGLFMLCQTQKLLDEELKLAEMATDLGLKAKGVTPKEIKELEPNVEIDVIGAAYFECDHHTTPHEFMKDMITHLTNCGVTIYTNEKVEDITVKNQNISSLKTNKQTLIADEIILAAGSWSSLLSKKLGLKLLLQAGKGYRINTEKGTGITIPAILAEAKTAVTPMNGFTRFAGTMEIAGINHNINKVRVDAIADAAKRYYPNVELTQLEKDDAACGLRPVSPDGLPYIGKSKKCKNLTIAAGHAMMGWSMGTATGLLVSEIISNKKPTLYLNPFHPDRKF; from the coding sequence ATGAGTAAAAATGTCATTATAATCGGAGGTGGAATTATAGGATTATGTTCTGCTTATTATCTTCAAAAAGAAGGTCATCAAGTTACTATTGTTGATCAATCTAATTTAGATGCAGGTGCCTCTTATGTTAATGCTGGTTATCTCTCACCAAGTCACATCATTCCATTGTCTGCACCGGGTGTGATGAAAAAAGGCTTAAAGTGGATGTTTAATTCATCTAGCCCTTTATACATTAGGCCTCGATTAGAATTAGATTTTTTAAAATGGACTTGGGCTTTTAATAAATCTTGTAGTGCCAATCATGTTAAAAAAGCTGGGCCTGTTATTAGAGATATTTCAGTGTTGAGTCAGCAATTATATGAAGAAATAAAAACTTCAGAAAACTTTACAGCCCATTATGATAAGAAAGGTCTTTTTATGCTTTGTCAAACGCAAAAGCTTTTAGATGAAGAATTAAAGCTAGCGGAAATGGCTACAGACCTTGGACTAAAAGCTAAAGGAGTTACACCTAAAGAAATTAAAGAATTAGAGCCAAATGTTGAAATAGACGTTATTGGAGCAGCCTATTTTGAATGTGATCACCATACGACACCTCATGAGTTTATGAAGGATATGATAACACATTTAACTAATTGCGGAGTTACAATTTACACGAATGAAAAAGTCGAAGATATTACAGTAAAAAATCAAAATATTTCGTCTCTAAAAACTAATAAACAAACTTTAATTGCAGACGAAATAATTCTAGCTGCTGGTTCTTGGAGTTCTCTTTTAAGTAAAAAATTAGGCCTTAAATTGTTATTACAAGCCGGAAAAGGCTACCGAATAAATACTGAAAAAGGAACAGGAATTACAATTCCAGCCATTTTAGCTGAAGCCAAAACTGCAGTAACACCAATGAATGGTTTTACAAGATTTGCAGGAACAATGGAAATTGCTGGCATCAACCATAATATTAATAAAGTTAGAGTTGATGCTATTGCAGATGCAGCTAAACGTTATTACCCTAATGTTGAATTAACTCAATTAGAAAAAGATGACGCAGCTTGCGGTTTAAGACCTGTATCACCAGATGGTTTGCCATATATAGGAAAATCAAAAAAATGTAAAAATCTAACTATAGCAGCTGGTCACGCAATGATGGGTTGGAGTATGGGAACTGCGACAGGCTTATTAGTTTCTGAGATTATTTCTAATAAGAAGCCAACACTATATTTAAATCCTTTTCATCCCGACAGAAAATTTTAA
- a CDS encoding 4-hydroxyproline epimerase, which produces MVAHTFVCIDAHTCGNPVRVIKEGGPKLIGNTMSEKRQHFLKEYDWIRKGLMFEPRGHDMMSGSILYPPHNPENDFAILFIETSGCLPMCGHGTIGTITIAIEEGLITPKTPGKIKMEAPAGLVEIEYQQTNNKVDWVKLTNVKSYLAAKGLSIECPELGEIKFDVAYGGNYYAIVDPQQNFSGVHDFTASKIIQYSQVVRDRINTKYPNEFIHPENNTIKDVTHMLWTGHPIDKKSHGRNAVFYGDKAIDRSPCGTGTSARLAQLHAKGKLKVGENYIHESYIGSTFIGCVEKETKLGNSPAIIPSIKGWAKVYGQNTITIDPEDDPYAYGFQVI; this is translated from the coding sequence ATGGTTGCACACACCTTTGTTTGTATTGATGCCCACACTTGCGGAAACCCAGTAAGAGTGATTAAAGAAGGTGGTCCTAAACTCATTGGAAATACTATGAGTGAAAAACGTCAACATTTCTTAAAAGAATACGATTGGATTAGAAAAGGTTTAATGTTTGAACCTCGTGGTCACGACATGATGAGTGGCAGTATTCTGTATCCACCTCACAACCCAGAAAATGATTTTGCTATACTTTTTATTGAAACTTCTGGTTGTTTACCAATGTGCGGACATGGTACTATAGGAACAATCACTATTGCTATAGAAGAAGGTTTAATAACTCCTAAAACACCTGGAAAGATAAAAATGGAAGCACCAGCTGGCTTAGTTGAAATTGAGTACCAACAAACAAATAACAAGGTCGATTGGGTAAAACTAACGAACGTAAAAAGTTATTTAGCAGCTAAAGGACTTTCTATTGAATGTCCTGAACTTGGTGAAATAAAATTTGATGTTGCTTATGGAGGAAACTACTATGCCATTGTAGATCCACAGCAGAATTTTTCTGGAGTGCATGATTTTACAGCTAGTAAAATTATCCAATACTCTCAAGTTGTAAGAGATCGTATTAATACAAAGTATCCTAATGAGTTTATTCATCCTGAGAATAACACTATCAAAGATGTTACACATATGCTATGGACAGGTCATCCAATTGACAAAAAATCTCATGGTAGAAATGCTGTGTTTTATGGAGATAAAGCCATAGACAGAAGCCCTTGTGGAACAGGTACTTCAGCTAGATTAGCACAATTACATGCAAAAGGAAAGCTAAAAGTAGGTGAGAATTATATTCATGAGAGTTATATTGGTAGTACATTTATCGGTTGTGTAGAAAAAGAAACTAAACTTGGAAATAGCCCAGCTATTATACCTAGCATTAAAGGTTGGGCAAAAGTTTACGGACAAAATACAATAACAATTGATCCAGAGGATGATCCCTATGCTTATGGATTTCAAGTCATTTAA
- a CDS encoding aldehyde dehydrogenase (NADP(+)), translated as MITGKNYLGHQLSAKGSKTYQTFNPQLNIENDSTFTEATSEEIDEAVALASEAFKPFRTTSGKQKAKFLNTIADEILALDDELIQTYCSETGLPEGRAKGERGRTVGQLRSFAELITEGSWVEATIDTAQPDRQPISKSDIRKLLIPLGPVVVFGASNFPLAYSTAGGDTAAALAAGCPVIVKSHPMHAGTGELVASAIIKAAKKTNMPNGVFSNINSSGIHVGGELVKHSGVKAVGFTGSIKGGRALYDLAAQREEPIPVFAEMGSINPVVILPEALKNRNESLAKTYAGSITLGTGQFCTNPGLLLGVKSEGLSNFVQNLSNEIIKIEPSCMLHPNIIGAYEHNKQKAISQPRLTVTADYESDVQTNYARQAITTVEGKTFIENPTLHQEVFGPYSIVVQCENKTQLKTIISNLEGQLTGTLIADNDEASNHPEIVSALQNRVGRIIYNGVPTGVEVCPSMVHGGPYPSSTDSRFTAVGIHSIKRWVRPFSYQDWPNELLPNELKNENPLGISRLVNNKQTSDNI; from the coding sequence ATGATCACAGGAAAAAACTATTTAGGACATCAATTATCAGCTAAAGGTTCTAAAACCTACCAGACCTTTAATCCACAATTAAATATTGAAAACGATTCTACTTTTACAGAAGCCACTTCTGAAGAAATTGATGAAGCAGTTGCATTAGCATCTGAAGCATTTAAACCATTTAGAACGACTTCAGGAAAACAAAAAGCGAAATTTTTAAATACAATTGCAGATGAAATTTTAGCGCTTGATGATGAATTGATTCAAACTTACTGCTCTGAAACTGGATTACCAGAAGGCAGAGCGAAAGGTGAACGTGGAAGAACCGTCGGGCAATTACGAAGTTTTGCTGAATTAATCACTGAAGGCTCTTGGGTAGAAGCAACAATAGACACAGCACAACCAGATCGTCAACCTATCTCAAAATCTGATATTCGTAAACTACTAATTCCTTTAGGACCAGTTGTTGTATTTGGAGCTAGTAATTTTCCATTAGCCTACTCCACTGCTGGTGGAGATACTGCTGCAGCTTTAGCTGCTGGTTGTCCTGTAATTGTAAAATCACATCCAATGCATGCTGGAACTGGAGAATTAGTCGCTTCTGCTATTATAAAAGCTGCAAAAAAGACTAATATGCCAAATGGTGTATTTTCTAATATAAATTCTAGCGGAATTCATGTTGGAGGAGAATTAGTAAAACACTCTGGTGTAAAAGCTGTTGGTTTTACAGGAAGTATTAAAGGAGGAAGAGCATTATATGATTTAGCTGCACAACGTGAAGAACCAATTCCTGTGTTTGCGGAAATGGGAAGTATCAATCCAGTTGTAATTTTACCTGAAGCTTTAAAAAATAGAAATGAAAGTTTAGCAAAAACTTATGCAGGTTCAATAACTTTAGGTACAGGTCAATTTTGCACAAATCCAGGTTTATTATTAGGAGTTAAAAGTGAAGGGCTATCAAATTTTGTTCAAAATTTATCCAATGAAATCATTAAGATAGAACCTTCCTGTATGCTGCATCCAAATATTATTGGAGCGTATGAACACAATAAACAAAAGGCAATTTCGCAACCTCGTCTTACAGTTACTGCAGATTATGAATCTGATGTACAAACCAACTATGCCAGACAAGCTATTACTACTGTTGAAGGGAAAACATTTATAGAAAACCCAACCCTACATCAAGAAGTATTTGGACCTTATTCAATTGTTGTTCAATGTGAAAACAAAACACAATTAAAAACCATAATTTCTAATCTTGAAGGTCAATTAACAGGAACGTTGATTGCAGATAATGATGAAGCTTCAAACCATCCTGAAATAGTTTCAGCATTACAAAATCGTGTTGGACGCATTATTTATAACGGAGTACCAACTGGTGTTGAAGTTTGTCCATCTATGGTTCATGGAGGACCATATCCTTCATCAACAGATAGTCGTTTTACAGCTGTAGGCATTCATTCTATTAAGCGTTGGGTAAGACCATTCAGTTATCAAGATTGGCCAAATGAATTACTCCCTAATGAATTAAAAAATGAAAATCCTCTTGGTATTTCAAGATTAGTAAACAATAAACAAACTTCTGATAATATTTAA
- a CDS encoding dihydrodipicolinate synthase family protein has protein sequence MSIQWNGVMPAVFTWLKESKSGALEIDLDATQKQAADILKAQGKGGSKMSGLVGSGTLGENSYLNTKQRLSLLKSLSEVAKEYNVPLISGAAAETKEELTEIVEGLATVGVDTVMVMPPKTKAVPSEKEMYEYYALSEATAKDVGVTVMPYNNPDAAGYHALSTDLLKRLSVLPNVTALKISTIDVSIIETLTLENKDLKVLAGVDTVTVYAGLAGACGGITGVGCVFPKASVTMQEYVLNGEWVEANKISQALNSLSYLDAQPLLMEYLKLAMGIHHNDVAGGLRTFGKKLTQQQIDDVRTRYILAKERLEVLDLIG, from the coding sequence ATGAGCATACAATGGAATGGCGTAATGCCAGCCGTGTTTACATGGTTGAAAGAATCAAAATCAGGCGCTCTTGAAATTGACCTTGATGCAACACAAAAACAGGCAGCAGATATTTTAAAAGCTCAAGGAAAGGGCGGAAGCAAAATGAGCGGACTTGTGGGTTCTGGAACTCTGGGTGAGAATAGCTACCTGAACACAAAGCAGCGTCTTTCCTTACTTAAATCCCTATCTGAGGTTGCTAAAGAATACAATGTCCCGTTGATTAGTGGAGCAGCAGCAGAAACTAAGGAAGAACTTACTGAAATCGTTGAAGGACTTGCAACAGTTGGAGTTGATACAGTCATGGTCATGCCGCCAAAAACTAAGGCGGTTCCTTCTGAAAAAGAAATGTATGAGTACTATGCACTTTCTGAAGCAACTGCAAAAGATGTAGGCGTAACAGTTATGCCATATAACAATCCTGATGCAGCCGGTTATCATGCGCTCTCAACAGACCTTCTTAAAAGACTTTCTGTTCTCCCTAATGTAACCGCTCTTAAAATATCGACTATAGATGTTTCAATTATTGAAACGCTGACGTTAGAGAACAAAGATTTAAAAGTTTTAGCAGGTGTCGATACAGTTACTGTATATGCAGGATTAGCCGGAGCATGTGGTGGAATTACAGGTGTAGGTTGTGTCTTCCCAAAAGCTAGTGTTACGATGCAGGAGTATGTTTTAAATGGAGAATGGGTTGAGGCAAACAAAATTTCTCAGGCTTTAAATTCATTATCCTATCTCGATGCTCAGCCATTGCTTATGGAATACCTTAAGCTCGCTATGGGAATTCATCATAACGATGTTGCTGGAGGGCTTCGTACTTTTGGCAAGAAATTAACTCAGCAGCAAATTGATGATGTCCGTACAAGATATATTCTGGCAAAAGAAAGACTTGAAGTTCTAGACTTAATAGGTTAA
- a CDS encoding AraC family transcriptional regulator: MKVLPFIIPKPERGGLIYQVDKVNLFYDKLHQHEEIQLSFILEGNGTLVVGDTINNFTKGEVLVIGSNIPHVFKSDKSSQESHMLTLFFTEHSFGESFFNLEELKDIQTFFERSKYGFRPQSHIEEMKNLFLKLEKASKLNRFIISLQLLNCMVKSDYTSLSSFVYDKKYSLVEGDRMRNVFEFTLNNYSEEISLDTVSKVANMTKNAFCKYFKKRTNKTYIQFLNEFRIEKASKLLKEKSDYSIAEIAYMSGFRNISNFNRVFKKLKGETPSKFK, translated from the coding sequence TTGAAAGTATTACCATTTATTATTCCAAAGCCAGAAAGAGGCGGTTTGATTTATCAGGTTGACAAAGTAAATTTGTTTTATGATAAATTGCATCAGCACGAAGAAATTCAATTGAGTTTTATCCTTGAAGGAAACGGAACTTTAGTTGTTGGTGATACCATAAATAATTTCACAAAAGGTGAAGTTTTAGTCATTGGAAGTAATATTCCACATGTGTTTAAGAGTGATAAAAGTTCACAAGAATCACATATGCTAACGCTTTTTTTTACGGAACACTCTTTTGGTGAATCGTTTTTTAATCTTGAAGAGTTAAAAGATATTCAGACTTTTTTTGAACGTTCTAAATATGGGTTTAGGCCACAGTCTCATATTGAAGAAATGAAAAATCTATTCCTTAAGCTTGAAAAAGCTTCAAAGCTAAATCGATTTATAATTTCATTACAGTTATTGAATTGTATGGTAAAATCAGACTATACAAGTTTATCGTCATTTGTGTATGATAAAAAATACAGCTTGGTTGAAGGTGACCGAATGCGAAATGTATTTGAATTTACATTAAATAACTATTCGGAAGAGATCTCTTTAGATACAGTTTCAAAAGTAGCAAACATGACAAAGAATGCCTTCTGTAAGTACTTTAAAAAACGAACCAACAAAACTTATATTCAATTTTTAAATGAGTTTAGAATAGAAAAGGCAAGTAAATTATTAAAAGAAAAAAGTGATTATAGTATTGCTGAAATTGCCTATATGTCTGGATTTAGAAATATTTCTAATTTTAATAGAGTATTTAAGAAGTTAAAAGGAGAGACTCCGTCTAAATTTAAATAA
- a CDS encoding alpha/beta fold hydrolase: MKELKYINIPDYVTGSGKTFSINLSYQTFGKTLDDAPVVLVNHALTANSKVIGEHGWWNDLIGDNKCIDTNSYSILAFNIPGNGYDNKPENLIENYKYFTARDIARLFALGLEQLKIEKLFAVIGGSVGGGIAWELAALKPNLIEHLIPVATDWKSTDWLIANCHIQDAILNHSNEPLADARMHAMTLYRTPESLTQKFERTKRDDSLFNIESWLNYHGDNLSNRFNLSAYKMMNQILRTIDIAKGREGFLEVASKISSCIHLITINSDLFFKPEENWNTFVELKSLKQNVNIHEIKSIHGHDAFLIEFDQLARFLKPIFKVNANTSVPISKCVA, encoded by the coding sequence ATGAAAGAATTAAAATATATAAATATTCCTGATTATGTTACAGGTAGTGGAAAAACCTTTAGCATTAATCTATCATATCAAACATTTGGAAAAACATTAGATGATGCTCCTGTTGTATTAGTAAATCATGCACTAACAGCAAATTCTAAAGTCATAGGAGAGCATGGTTGGTGGAACGATTTAATCGGAGACAATAAATGTATTGACACTAATTCATACAGTATTTTAGCCTTCAATATCCCTGGAAATGGGTATGACAATAAACCTGAAAACTTAATTGAAAACTATAAATATTTTACGGCTCGAGACATAGCTAGGCTGTTTGCGTTGGGTCTAGAACAACTAAAAATTGAAAAGCTTTTTGCTGTTATAGGAGGTTCAGTTGGTGGAGGTATTGCATGGGAATTAGCAGCTCTAAAACCCAATTTAATTGAGCATTTAATTCCGGTTGCAACCGATTGGAAATCTACAGATTGGCTCATTGCAAATTGTCATATACAAGATGCTATATTAAACCATTCTAATGAGCCATTAGCTGATGCAAGAATGCATGCAATGACACTTTATCGCACGCCAGAATCTCTAACTCAAAAATTCGAAAGAACTAAAAGAGATGATTCACTTTTTAATATTGAATCTTGGTTAAATTATCATGGTGATAACTTAAGTAATCGTTTTAACTTATCTGCTTATAAAATGATGAATCAAATCTTAAGAACTATAGATATTGCTAAGGGAAGAGAAGGCTTTTTAGAAGTTGCTTCAAAAATATCTTCATGTATACATTTAATAACAATTAATTCAGATCTATTCTTTAAACCAGAAGAAAACTGGAACACATTTGTTGAGTTAAAAAGTTTAAAGCAAAATGTAAACATTCATGAAATTAAATCCATTCATGGTCATGATGCATTTTTAATCGAATTTGATCAATTGGCAAGGTTCTTGAAACCAATTTTTAAAGTTAACGCAAATACATCCGTTCCCATTTCCAAATGTGTTGCTTAA
- a CDS encoding O-acetylhomoserine aminocarboxypropyltransferase/cysteine synthase family protein, translating into MSTQKFATKALHAGHDTNQTGGTRAVPIYQSTAYVFDDSDDAAGRFNLSVPGFIYTRLNNPTNDILEQRLAALEGGIAAVATASGTAAISTTLLTLLRAGDHIVASNSLYGGTYNLLSVTLPRHGITTTFVDPSDPENFQKAAQENTRAIFVESLGNPKLDVLDIEAISVAAKAHKVPLIVDNTVATPYLLNPIEYGADIVIHSLTKYINGNGTSLGGIIIDAGTFDWSNGKFPEFTEPSAGYHGLVYSEVIGAAAFIAKIRIEGLRDYGGALSPFNAFQIIQGLETLEIRIQKHSKNALELAKWLQEQPEVNWVNYPGLKTSKYNGLAQKYLPKGQSGIVTFGADGGYDAAKTIADTTKLFSLLANIGDTKSLIIHPASTTHQQLSDEAQETTGVTKDLIRLSVGIENIEDLKADLKEAFSVVKEKQALQN; encoded by the coding sequence ATGAGTACACAAAAATTCGCAACAAAAGCGTTGCACGCAGGACATGACACCAATCAAACAGGAGGTACAAGAGCTGTACCTATCTATCAATCTACAGCTTATGTTTTCGATGATTCAGATGATGCAGCAGGACGATTTAACCTCTCTGTACCAGGATTTATATACACGCGTCTGAACAATCCGACGAACGATATTTTAGAGCAACGTTTAGCAGCTTTAGAAGGAGGAATTGCAGCAGTAGCAACTGCCTCAGGAACGGCAGCCATCTCTACTACATTACTTACACTTTTACGCGCAGGTGATCACATTGTTGCGTCAAATAGTTTATATGGAGGAACATACAATTTATTGAGTGTAACACTTCCAAGACATGGTATTACAACAACATTTGTAGATCCATCTGACCCTGAAAATTTTCAAAAAGCAGCTCAAGAAAACACAAGAGCTATTTTTGTAGAATCTTTAGGTAATCCAAAACTCGATGTTTTAGATATTGAAGCCATTTCTGTTGCAGCCAAAGCGCACAAAGTACCTTTAATTGTAGATAATACAGTTGCTACACCATATTTACTTAATCCTATTGAGTATGGCGCAGACATCGTTATTCATTCGTTGACAAAATATATAAATGGTAACGGAACGTCATTAGGAGGTATTATCATTGACGCAGGTACTTTTGATTGGAGCAACGGAAAATTTCCAGAGTTTACAGAACCGTCAGCTGGTTATCATGGTTTAGTCTACAGTGAAGTTATTGGTGCCGCAGCATTTATTGCTAAGATTAGAATTGAAGGTCTACGTGATTATGGTGGAGCATTGAGCCCGTTTAATGCCTTTCAAATTATTCAAGGTTTAGAGACTTTAGAAATTCGTATTCAGAAGCATAGTAAGAATGCGCTCGAGCTAGCAAAATGGTTGCAAGAACAACCTGAAGTAAATTGGGTAAACTATCCAGGGTTAAAAACAAGTAAATATAATGGACTGGCTCAAAAGTATTTACCTAAAGGACAAAGTGGTATCGTAACATTTGGTGCTGATGGTGGCTATGATGCTGCAAAAACTATTGCTGATACCACAAAACTATTCTCTTTATTGGCAAATATTGGAGATACTAAATCATTGATTATTCATCCTGCTAGTACAACGCATCAACAATTAAGTGATGAAGCACAAGAAACTACCGGAGTGACTAAAGATTTAATCCGTTTATCTGTCGGAATAGAAAATATTGAAGATTTAAAAGCTGATTTAAAAGAAGCCTTTTCTGTTGTTAAAGAAAAACAAGCGCTTCAAAATTAG
- a CDS encoding 2-isopropylmalate synthase has protein sequence MSNNNIQIFDTTLRDGEQVPGCKLNTEQKVVIAEQLDALGVDVIEAGFPVSSPGDFKSVEAISKIVKNATVCGLTRSVENDIKVAAEALKYAVKSRIHTGIGTSESHIVHKFKTTQEDILERAFAAVKYAKSFVEDVEFYAEDAGRTDNEYLARVCEVAIKAGATVLNIPDTTGYCLPSEYGAKIKYLKENVKGIEKAILSCHCHNDLGLATANSIQGVINGARQIECTINGIGERAGNTALEEVVMVLKQHPYLNLDTNINTSMLYGMSQLVSDSMGIYTQPNKAIVGANAFAHSSGIHQDGVIKNRETYEIIDPKDVGVTESAIVLTARSGRAALAYRAKNVGYELTKLQLDDVYANFLSFADRKKEINDNDIHQIIETSKVYEQIISA, from the coding sequence ATGTCAAATAACAATATACAAATCTTCGATACAACACTTCGTGATGGTGAGCAAGTTCCAGGTTGTAAACTCAACACAGAACAAAAAGTAGTGATTGCGGAACAGTTAGATGCTTTAGGCGTTGACGTTATAGAAGCGGGCTTTCCAGTGTCAAGTCCAGGTGATTTTAAATCGGTTGAAGCCATTTCAAAAATTGTAAAGAACGCTACTGTTTGCGGTTTAACACGTTCAGTAGAAAACGATATCAAGGTAGCTGCAGAGGCTTTAAAGTATGCTGTAAAATCAAGAATACATACAGGTATAGGGACTTCAGAATCTCATATCGTCCATAAATTTAAAACAACTCAAGAAGATATTTTAGAGCGTGCTTTTGCAGCTGTAAAGTATGCAAAGTCTTTTGTTGAAGATGTTGAATTTTATGCTGAGGATGCAGGGCGAACAGACAATGAATATTTAGCAAGAGTATGTGAGGTAGCTATTAAAGCTGGTGCAACAGTTCTTAATATTCCTGATACTACTGGTTATTGTTTACCAAGTGAATATGGTGCTAAAATCAAATATTTAAAAGAGAATGTAAAAGGTATTGAAAAAGCAATTTTATCATGTCATTGCCATAATGATTTAGGTTTAGCGACAGCTAATTCTATTCAAGGTGTTATAAATGGGGCAAGACAAATTGAATGTACTATCAATGGCATAGGTGAACGTGCGGGAAATACAGCTTTAGAAGAAGTGGTGATGGTTTTAAAACAACATCCTTACCTAAATTTAGACACTAATATTAACACGTCTATGTTATATGGAATGAGTCAATTGGTGAGTGATAGTATGGGTATTTATACACAGCCAAATAAAGCGATCGTTGGCGCAAATGCCTTTGCGCACAGTTCTGGAATTCATCAAGATGGTGTTATTAAAAATCGGGAAACATACGAAATCATTGATCCTAAAGATGTTGGTGTTACTGAGTCTGCAATTGTATTGACTGCAAGAAGTGGTAGAGCGGCTTTAGCTTATAGAGCTAAAAATGTAGGTTATGAATTAACTAAACTACAATTAGATGATGTCTATGCTAACTTCTTAAGTTTTGCAGATAGAAAAAAAGAAATTAATGATAACGATATCCATCAAATCATTGAGACAAGTAAAGTTTATGAACAAATAATTTCAGCTTAG